A single Bacteroidota bacterium DNA region contains:
- a CDS encoding FAD-dependent oxidoreductase, protein MTIINNNENNFDLSDASGDITSGQNNTFWINSSVPVSYSELQQDISVDVVIVGGGIAGVTTAYMLVKEGKTVAIIEDGYIGSGETGRTTAHIVNALDDRYFEIEKVFGHEGARLAAQSHTAAIEMIEKIVLEEAIPCDFERLNGYLFLHSSDKEESIIEEYEATQRAGINTEIINHIPGIPTEQGPCLKFKDQAQFHPMKYLKGLCDVIISFGGMIFTGTHAKTIDKNGIVTSHGYRVKAKQIVVATNSPVNNKVAIHTKQAPYRTYVIGAKIPKNSLPKALWWDTGEQNSKWHTNPYHYVRLQSYDHKYDLLIIGGEDHKTGQDEEQVIDRFQRLKKWALKRFPIEEIIYKWSGQVIEPVDYLAFIGRNPMDSKNIYIVTGDSGNGMTHGTIAGILITDLIHGRKNDWAKIYDPSRIHLESTKEFIEENANVIKQYGDFLKGDKVENEDFLMKGEGAIIRNGMSRLAVYKDEFGEIHAYNAICPHLKCVVHWNNDEKTFDCPCHGSRFSCYGKVVNGPANSDLSLEKIPESFMVYEKIHAQIRKEK, encoded by the coding sequence ATGACCATTATAAATAACAATGAAAATAATTTTGACTTATCTGATGCAAGTGGTGATATAACTTCGGGACAAAACAACACTTTTTGGATAAATTCTTCCGTTCCAGTTAGTTATTCCGAACTACAACAAGACATAAGTGTAGATGTGGTAATAGTTGGCGGAGGAATTGCTGGTGTAACAACTGCATATATGTTAGTTAAAGAAGGGAAAACAGTTGCTATTATTGAAGATGGTTATATTGGAAGTGGGGAAACAGGACGAACTACTGCACACATTGTAAATGCCCTAGATGACAGATATTTTGAAATTGAAAAGGTTTTTGGACATGAGGGAGCTCGGCTTGCAGCTCAAAGTCATACAGCTGCTATTGAAATGATAGAAAAAATTGTATTGGAAGAAGCAATTCCATGTGATTTTGAAAGACTTAACGGATATTTATTTTTACATTCCTCAGATAAGGAGGAATCCATAATTGAAGAATATGAAGCAACGCAAAGAGCTGGTATAAATACTGAAATCATAAACCATATTCCTGGAATACCAACAGAACAAGGCCCTTGTCTTAAATTTAAAGATCAGGCGCAATTCCATCCAATGAAGTATCTTAAAGGATTGTGTGATGTAATAATTTCATTTGGAGGAATGATATTTACAGGAACTCATGCCAAAACAATTGATAAAAATGGTATTGTTACTTCACATGGTTATCGTGTAAAGGCAAAACAAATTGTGGTAGCAACAAATTCCCCGGTAAATAATAAAGTGGCAATTCACACCAAGCAGGCTCCTTATCGTACTTATGTAATAGGTGCAAAAATTCCTAAAAATTCATTACCAAAAGCATTATGGTGGGATACAGGTGAGCAGAATTCAAAATGGCATACAAATCCATATCATTACGTTAGGTTACAGTCCTATGATCATAAATATGATCTACTAATCATAGGTGGTGAAGATCATAAAACCGGGCAGGATGAGGAACAAGTAATTGACCGATTCCAAAGACTTAAGAAATGGGCTTTAAAAAGATTTCCAATTGAGGAAATTATATATAAATGGTCAGGGCAAGTAATAGAACCTGTTGACTACTTGGCATTTATTGGAAGAAATCCAATGGATAGCAAAAATATTTACATTGTAACTGGAGACTCAGGTAATGGAATGACTCATGGAACAATAGCCGGCATTTTAATTACTGACCTTATTCATGGCAGAAAAAACGACTGGGCAAAAATATACGATCCTTCTCGCATTCATTTAGAATCAACAAAAGAGTTTATTGAAGAAAATGCAAATGTCATAAAACAATACGGTGATTTTTTAAAAGGAGATAAAGTTGAAAACGAAGACTTTCTTATGAAAGGTGAAGGTGCAATTATTCGAAATGGAATGAGTCGATTAGCGGTTTACAAGGACGAATTCGGTGAAATTCATGCCTACAATGCTATTTGTCCGCACCTGAAATGTGTTGTGCATTGGAATAATGATGAAAAAACTTTTGATTGTCCCTGTCATGGTTCCAGGTTCAGCTGTTATGGAAAAGTTGTCAATGGACCTGCTAACTCCGACCTTTCATTGGAAAAAATCCCGGAAAGTTTTATGGTCTATGAAAAAATTCATGCGCAAATTAGAAAAGAAAAATGA
- a CDS encoding response regulator has product MGKIKNILVIEDEPFIRQSIVSFLELENYKVSAVQTVKKAIHKFNDDDFDLVITDIMLPFSGGFEIIDHVKNHLYKKPVPVIILSGMEKEILQATITQADACLLKPFSPQLLIKTVKNLLE; this is encoded by the coding sequence ATGGGGAAAATAAAAAATATTTTAGTCATTGAGGATGAGCCTTTTATTCGACAATCAATAGTAAGCTTTCTTGAACTTGAAAACTATAAAGTAAGTGCTGTACAAACCGTAAAAAAAGCCATCCATAAATTTAATGATGATGATTTTGATTTAGTAATAACAGACATTATGCTTCCTTTCTCAGGAGGATTTGAAATAATTGACCACGTTAAAAATCATTTGTATAAAAAACCTGTTCCTGTAATTATTCTAAGTGGAATGGAAAAAGAAATATTACAAGCAACTATTACCCAGGCTGATGCCTGCCTGTTAAAACCTTTTTCTCCGCAATTGCTTATTAAAACAGTAAAAAACCTTCTGGAATAG
- a CDS encoding DUF2490 domain-containing protein: MKKETVIILILLLFFWLGPDQVKSQNTQDFLIWSGLKLKKEIAPGTSINIRQEIRLRNNATEVQKGFIDVGIAYKFNKHLRIGMSYRNSQNVQRDFAFSSRHRLVTDLILKNEWKPIELSYRLRYQMNYKDMFSSENGRIPQQFLRHKIQANVELNKQWTPYAAVEFFNTMDEFPDTKWVQQRFKLGMDYSFNKYTSISVYYMLRTIQNINVPATHYILGTSVNIII; this comes from the coding sequence ATGAAAAAAGAAACAGTAATAATTCTCATTTTGCTCTTGTTTTTTTGGTTGGGGCCAGATCAAGTAAAAAGTCAAAACACACAAGACTTTCTTATTTGGTCTGGATTGAAATTAAAGAAAGAAATAGCCCCTGGAACAAGTATAAATATTAGGCAGGAAATAAGGCTTAGAAACAACGCCACAGAAGTTCAGAAAGGATTTATTGATGTTGGTATTGCCTATAAATTCAATAAGCATTTGAGAATAGGAATGAGTTACCGAAACAGCCAAAATGTTCAAAGAGACTTTGCATTTAGCTCAAGACACAGGTTAGTAACTGATTTGATTTTAAAAAATGAATGGAAGCCAATAGAATTAAGTTATAGGTTGAGATACCAGATGAATTATAAGGATATGTTTTCATCAGAAAATGGAAGGATTCCACAACAATTTTTAAGACATAAAATTCAGGCTAATGTTGAATTAAATAAGCAATGGACTCCATACGCTGCAGTTGAATTTTTTAATACTATGGATGAATTTCCCGATACAAAATGGGTTCAGCAAAGATTTAAATTAGGGATGGATTATTCATTTAATAAATACACCAGTATTTCGGTCTATTATATGTTGCGCACCATTCAAAACATTAATGTACCTGCCACTCATTATATATTAGGAACCAGTGTAAATATTATAATTTAA
- a CDS encoding DUF4956 domain-containing protein yields the protein MLLLEVITQTNDVFPNFELFDKIGAKFFLRLAINFLSVLILIRLIYYPIYKKKDYFFTYFLFNVVIFIITYLLNKVELSMGAAFGLFAVFSLLRYRTVNISAKDMTYLFIVIAIGLISAVAKGTYFETILINSIILTCAYFLDGNLFMKNENTQKVQYENIEMIKPENHALLIEDLKARTGLNIHRISISKINFMKDSASVKIYYLDTKQQKVLVEKTSIKAASQSSLQN from the coding sequence ATGTTACTTCTTGAAGTTATTACTCAAACCAATGATGTATTTCCAAATTTTGAACTATTTGACAAAATAGGAGCAAAATTTTTTTTACGGTTAGCAATTAATTTCCTTTCTGTACTAATACTCATCAGGCTAATTTACTATCCCATTTATAAGAAAAAAGATTATTTTTTCACCTACTTTCTTTTTAATGTGGTGATATTTATCATTACCTATCTGTTAAATAAGGTTGAACTTTCTATGGGAGCTGCCTTCGGACTATTCGCTGTTTTTTCTTTGTTAAGATATCGTACTGTCAATATTTCAGCAAAGGATATGACCTATTTGTTTATTGTTATTGCAATAGGACTAATTAGTGCTGTTGCCAAAGGAACATATTTCGAAACTATTTTAATCAATTCAATTATATTGACTTGCGCTTATTTTCTTGATGGGAATCTATTTATGAAAAATGAGAATACGCAAAAGGTGCAGTATGAAAACATAGAAATGATAAAACCAGAAAATCATGCCCTATTAATTGAAGACTTAAAAGCAAGAACTGGACTTAATATCCACAGAATTTCAATTAGTAAAATCAATTTCATGAAAGATAGTGCAAGTGTAAAAATATATTATTTGGATACTAAACAGCAAAAAGTTTTGGTGGAAAAAACAAGTATAAAAGCAGCGTCACAATCTTCTTTACAAAATTAA
- a CDS encoding polyphosphate polymerase domain-containing protein, producing the protein MTNDSVLFEQIMQELKDFRSLNLNEMDNVKLMNRTDIKFVFHLDKLKIVLQNLKENYKVLEIMNNRISNYETLYFDTEKYDLYLNHHNGKSNRYKIRCRKYVESNLNFFEIKFKNNKSRTIKNRIKLESIEQSLSKAAKKFLRSIANIKAESLKPVCWINYSRITLVNNDLTERVTLDIDLTMKNEQGEKTFEFLVIAELKQDGNSIKSFFHQVMNKNKIRKISISKYCFGITQLFPKIKQNLFKPKLLTLKKIMYVTS; encoded by the coding sequence TTAAAGGATTTCAGGTCTTTAAATTTAAATGAAATGGACAATGTCAAGTTAATGAATAGAACTGATATAAAATTTGTTTTTCATTTGGATAAATTGAAAATAGTTCTTCAAAATTTAAAAGAAAATTATAAAGTTTTGGAAATTATGAATAACAGAATCTCAAATTACGAGACACTGTATTTTGATACGGAAAAATATGATTTATACCTGAATCATCACAATGGAAAATCAAACCGGTATAAAATAAGATGTAGAAAATATGTTGAGTCAAATCTGAATTTTTTTGAAATCAAGTTTAAAAACAATAAATCCAGAACAATAAAAAACAGAATTAAGCTAGAAAGTATTGAACAGTCTTTAAGCAAAGCTGCTAAAAAATTTCTACGATCTATTGCAAATATCAAGGCTGAAAGTCTTAAGCCCGTCTGCTGGATAAACTATTCTCGCATTACATTAGTCAATAACGATTTAACTGAAAGAGTAACCCTTGATATTGATTTAACAATGAAAAATGAGCAGGGTGAAAAAACATTTGAATTCCTGGTAATTGCTGAATTGAAACAAGACGGTAATTCTATTAAATCATTTTTTCATCAAGTAATGAATAAAAACAAAATAAGAAAAATATCAATAAGCAAATATTGTTTTGGAATTACACAATTATTCCCCAAAATAAAACAAAACCTATTCAAACCCAAATTATTAACCTTAAAAAAAATAATGTATGTTACTTCTTGA